The genomic window GAAGATGTAATCGCCGATGGCCACGCCGCCACGGGGTGAGTCACCGGGCGGGCTGAACACGCCAAGGGGCAGGTTCTGCAGGGGGAAGTCGGGGTGGCCGTTGGCCGATTCGATCCAGCTTTGTGCGTTGTGGGCGACGCTCATGTTACTGCTCCTGGGACGGGTCGAAGGTCTTCTGCATGCCACTCCAGCAGCTGTCGTAGTCACGCTGCAGTTGCGGGCAGTCGAGGGCGAAGCGGCTGGGGCGCAGCACGCGGCCGGTCTCGAACATGAAGGCCATGGTCTTGTCGATCTTGTGGGGTTTGAGGTCGGCGGCGATCGCCTGCACCGTGGTGGCGTTGTCCGGGCCGTGGGCGCTCATGCAGTTGTGCAGCGAGGCGCCGCCGGGGACGAAGCCGTCGGCCTTGGCGTCGTACACGCCCTGGATCAGGCCCATGAATTCGTTCATCAGGTTGCGGTGGAACCACGGCGGACGGAAGGTGCTCTCGGCGACCATCCAGCGCGGCGGGAAGATCACGAAGTCCATGTTGGCCATGCCGTGGGTGTCGCTGGGGGAGGTCAGCACGGTGAAGATGGACGGGTCCGGATGGTCGTAGCTGATCGAGCCGATGGTGTTGAAGCGGCGCAGGTCGTATTTGTAGGGCACGTTGTTGCCGTGCCAGGCGACCACGTCGAAGGGCGAGTGGTCGAGCTGGGTGGCCCAGAGCTCGCCGAGGAACTTCTGCACCAGTGGCACCGGGGCGTCCACATCCTCGTAGTGCGCCACCGGGGCGAGGAAGTCGCGGGGATTGGCCAGGCCGTTGCTGCCGATGGGGCCGAGGTCGGGCAGGCGCAGGGCGGCGCCGTGGTTCTCCGCCACATACCCGGCGGCTTCAGCATCCAGCAGTTCGACGCGCAGGCGCATGCCACGGGGGATCACGGCGATCTCCAGCGGCTCCACCTCCAATATGCCCAGTTCGGTGACCAGGCGCAGGCGGCCGGCCTGGGGCACGATCAAGAGCTCGCCATCGGCGTCGAAGAACACCCGGCGCATCGAGGTGTTGGCGCGGTAGGCATACAGGCTGACGCCGCTGACGGCCTCGGCTTCGGCATTGGCCGCCATGCATAGCAGGCTGTCGACGAAGTCGGTAGGCTCCTCGGGCATCGCGAAGCTGTTCCAGCGCAGACGGTTGGGCGTCACCGGGCCGAGGGCGGTGCCGGTGATCTGCCGTTCCAGGCGCTCGAAGCGCGGGTGCGCCGCGGACGGGCGGATGCGGTACATCCAGGTGCGCCGGGCCTCGCTGCGCGGCACGGTGAAGGCCGTGCCGGAGAACTGCTCGGCGTAGAGGCCGAAGGGCACCCGCTGCGGCGAGTTCATGCCCGCGGGCAGGGCGCCCGGCAGGGCCTCGCTGGCGAATTCGTTGCCGAACCCGGATTGGTAGGCAGGAGAGGCTGTCATGGTGGTTTTCTCTTGTTATCGTAATTGAATTACGATTAACGTAATTTCGTGTCGGCGGGCCGTCAAGCCCGTCTGGGGGTTCCTTTAAGTTGAAGACCATGAACGACGCTGAAGACTCCGTCCCGACGAAGGGCAAGAAGGTGCAGT from Pseudomonas sp. GCEP-101 includes these protein-coding regions:
- the hmgA gene encoding homogentisate 1,2-dioxygenase, which produces MTASPAYQSGFGNEFASEALPGALPAGMNSPQRVPFGLYAEQFSGTAFTVPRSEARRTWMYRIRPSAAHPRFERLERQITGTALGPVTPNRLRWNSFAMPEEPTDFVDSLLCMAANAEAEAVSGVSLYAYRANTSMRRVFFDADGELLIVPQAGRLRLVTELGILEVEPLEIAVIPRGMRLRVELLDAEAAGYVAENHGAALRLPDLGPIGSNGLANPRDFLAPVAHYEDVDAPVPLVQKFLGELWATQLDHSPFDVVAWHGNNVPYKYDLRRFNTIGSISYDHPDPSIFTVLTSPSDTHGMANMDFVIFPPRWMVAESTFRPPWFHRNLMNEFMGLIQGVYDAKADGFVPGGASLHNCMSAHGPDNATTVQAIAADLKPHKIDKTMAFMFETGRVLRPSRFALDCPQLQRDYDSCWSGMQKTFDPSQEQ